From the Vibrio tubiashii ATCC 19109 genome, the window GCGATTTACGCGAATGAAAGATTTGGTGCAAAAAGATCACCAATCTTTAGTCACTGTGACTGGCGTTGTGACTGGAAAACAAGCGCCGGGGACGGCTGCTGGCGTGACATTTTTCACGCTAGAAGATGATACTGGCAACATCAACGTCGTGGTGTGGAAAGCAACGGCTCGGGCGCAAAAGGAAGCTTATCTCACAGCCAAGATCTTGCAAGTCAAAGGGATTTTGGAAAAAGAAGGCGAGGTTCATCATGTGATTGCAGGAAGGCTGATTGATATGACAGATAAACTGCAAGGGCTCAGAAGTAAATCTCGCGACTTTCACTAGAGCGATAAAAGCAAAAAGGGAGCGAAGGCTCCCTTTTGAATTAACGCTGACAAGTTACAACTCGTCTTCAGCTTCCATACTTCTTTTCTTGTATTCCCTGTACAGTAACATGCATAAGGTCATAACAACCTTAGACGTAAACCATATCATGAATAGAAACAACCTTAAGATTCTGATGAACAGTTGTATTTAATCGTTCTAGTCATTTCGCACTGCAAAATAACTTGGTTACTATAACAGCAATGCAATGAATAAGCATCAGCAATAAGTGTTAACAAGTATTATCAGGATAATATATCTCTTAATCGATCCTGAGCGACCTCTACAAGCAAGTCTGGCTGGAATTTCGAGATAAAGCGATCACAGCCTACCTTCTCTACCATAGCCTCATTAAAGCTGCCACTCAGTGACGTATTGAGAGTGATATAGAGGTCTTTCATTCTAGGGTCTGAGCGCACTTCATGCGTCAACTTATAACCATCCATTTCTGGCATTTCGGCATCGGTGATCATAAGTAGCAACTCTTCGACCACATTCTTCCCTTCATCACTCCAAGACTTAAGCAAATTCAAAGCTTCAAGCCCATCTCGACACTCAATGATGTTAAGCCCCAACTGAGAAAGCGTGCCCTTCACCTGAGAGCGGGCTGTTGAAGAATCATCAACAATAAGGACATTACGTCCTACCATCTCATTGACTAAGTTGTTGTCTAAAACGCCTTCAGAAATTGAAATATCGTAATCAATAATCTGTGCGAGTACCTTCTCTACATCAATAATTTCGACAATTTCAGAGCCTTTGCCGTCTTTAATTTGCGTAATTGCAGTGAGATAGTTCGCTCTTCCTGCTGTTTTCGGCGGCGGCTGGATCTCTGTCCACGCAGTATTGATGATGTTTCGAACCTGACCCACAAGAAAACCCTGAACGGTACGATTGTACTCAGTGATGATTAGGTTCTCTTCTTGGTTATCTAGGCGAGATGGCGGAAAACCGATTGCAGCACGTAAATCAATCACAGGAACAGAAACGCCACGTAAAGAGGCAACACCAGTGATATGGTGGTGAGAGCCTGGCATTTTAGTCAGTGGTGGAACTTTAATGACCTCACGCACTTTAAATACGTTGATGGCGAAGACCTGTCGGCTATTCAAACTAAACAGCAACAACTCTAAACGGTTTTCACCGACAAGGTTAGTTCGCTGATCGACGGTATTTAATACTCCAGACATACTGCTTCCCAACAAATGTGTATATAACAAAAGTAGTCTATAGCAAGACTAAGATAAAAATAAACCCATATATCATTCAAGATTATATGGGTTTACTAGAAAGATAAAGGAGAGCGACAGCTCAGAAAACACTATCCTTCAATTACTTTCATCAATAGCAGGCCGTCATACAAGGCTTGCTTAATCAAAGCAGCACCAGGCATAGTGGCTTGTTTGTAGAAACGCGACTCCACCAGCTCTAAGTCTTGATGGTAAACGGGTAAGCACTGCTCTTCGATACAAGTCTGAATAGCTGGATAGAGCACCTCTTTGGCCTGATTAATCGCACCGCCGATCAACACCTTCTCAGGGTTAAACAGGTTAATCACAATCGCAATGGCCGAGCCAAGATAACCACCCAGCTTTTCAATTACGTTAACCGCTAATGGATCGCCATTCGCCGCCGCTTCACAAATATCTTCTACCGAAATTTCTTCAATTTCAGCCAATGATGACGCCTCTCCTTGAGCAATTCGTTCAGCGACCTCATTTCGAATCGCTTGCGAACTGGCGACGGTTTCCAAACAACCTCGGTTACCACAGTGGCACTGCTTACCATTCGGATCGATTTGGATATGCCCGAGTTCACCAATATTGCCGTGGCGACCTTGCAGAACGCGGCCATCAAGAATAATACCTGCACCTAAACCATGGTGGATGGAAATAAGTACCGAGTTTTCGTTTTCTTGTGAATGCCCAAATAGGCGCTCTGCTAATGCCCAAGCGCGCGTATCGTTAGCAATAAAGACCGGAAGACCTGTCGCTTTGTAGATCTCAGGGCCAAGGGGTAGATTCTCTACATTGTAGTGAGGCATTTGCAATACAACCCCACTTTCTGAGTTAACCAAGCCAGGCAGCGTAATCGCAATACTGGTCACGCGGTCAAGTTGCTCTGAGTAGGTTTGAAAAAACTCATCGATTTCATGCAATAGGCGGGCTAATACATCATCTTGGTCGACTTCATGGATATCAATCTTGGTATCAATCAGTACATCACCACCAAGTTCGTGCAGTGCAATCGTCAGATATCCGCGCCCCAGACGCATCGACAAAAACTGCCAACCTTCGTTATTCACTTGCAGACCGACAGCAGGACGGCCACGGCTGGTCGCTTCCTGAACCGTCGTTTCATGAATAAGGTGTGCCTCAATCAGCTCTCGGGTAATTTTGGTGATACTTGCAGGCGCAAGCTCACTCTGTTTCGAGAGATCGATACGAGAAATTGGGCCTTTTTGATCAATGAGTTTATATACACGGCCAGCATTGACCTGCTTGATATGATCAATATGGCCAGGTTGAGCCATGTACATGGAGTGCTCCGAATATCAACAACCTGGTAATTTTTTTACTTTGCGAAGTAATTGTGAAGAGCTTTGATAGATTGCCGTGACAAGTGTCACGTATAAACATGTTTGTTTGTGTACCTAATCAAATAGCGAAGGATTTATCACAAATCCATTCCTATTTTTTTGCATTAATAAATATGTCTTCCATCACCTTTTCAAAGGCGCACATAAGAATGTCATCTGAATTATCAGCACAGATGCTACGCCAGTATATACTTAATGCTAATGCATTTAGGAATGGAAACCGAATCATAGCCGCTCCCAATTTTATCTGGCGGCAATATCAATCAAGGAGATCCGAATGACCTCAATCCAAAGAAGAACAAAAATTGTCTCTACTCTTGGACCTTCTACCGATAAACCTGGTGTACTTGAAGCAATTCTCGAAGCTGGCGTCAACGTGGTAAGAATGAACTTCTCTCACGGAACCGCTGATGATCATAGAGAACGTGCTACGAGAGTTCGCAACATCGCCGCAAAATTAGGCACTCATGTCGCCATTCTTGGCGATCTTCAAGGCCCGAAAATCCGCGTATCTACGTTCAAAGAGGGTAAAGTTCAGCTTAGCATTGGCGATATTTTCACCCTAGATAATAAACTCGAAGCCGGTCAAGGCGATAAAGATGCCGTCGGGCTCGACTATAAAGAACTACCTAACGATGTCTCTGCGGGCGATATATTACTACTCGATGATGGCCGCGTTCAGCTTCAGGTCATGGGCGTTAACGAGTCGCAAGTAAGAACTAAGGTGATTATTGGCGGGCCTTTGTCGAACAACAAAGGAATCAATAAAAAAGGCGGCGGCTTGTCCGCAGAAGCCCTGACCGAAAAAGATAAGAATGATATTAAGCTCGCGGCTGAAATCAAAGTCGATTATCTGGCCGTCTCTTTCCCACGCAATGGCGAAGACATGAAATACGCACGCAGATTAGCTACAGATGCCGGGCTGCAAACGCGATTGGTTGCAAAAGTAGAACGCGCAGAGACCGTAGAAAGCCAAGAGAATATTGACGACATTATTCTTGCCTCAGACTCTGTGATGGTTGCGCGTGGCGACTTGGGGGTAGAAATTGGTGACCCAGAACTTATCGGGGTGCAAAAACAGCTGATTCGCCGCGCTCGCGCCCTCAATCGAACTGTCATTACCGCAACTCAGATGATGGAGTCGATGATGGAAAACCCAATGCCGACCCGTGCAGAGGTTATGGATGTAGCCAACGCGGTATTGGACGGCACCGATGCGGTGATGCTTTCTGGCGAAACCGCAGCAGGCAAATACCCATTGGAAACAGTACGTTCTATGGCAGAAGTCTGCTTGGGCGCAGAGAAGATGTCGGCCGTTAACCGCTCGGGCTACCGAATGGATTCCGTGTTTGAAACAGGCGAAGAAACCATAGCCATGTCGACCATGTTTGCCGCTAACCACATGCGTGGAGTTAAAGGGATCGTTACTCTCACTGAATCAGGCCGTACAGCGCTAATGATGTCGCGTTTGAGTTCAGGACTACCTATCT encodes:
- a CDS encoding chemotaxis protein CheV, producing MSGVLNTVDQRTNLVGENRLELLLFSLNSRQVFAINVFKVREVIKVPPLTKMPGSHHHITGVASLRGVSVPVIDLRAAIGFPPSRLDNQEENLIITEYNRTVQGFLVGQVRNIINTAWTEIQPPPKTAGRANYLTAITQIKDGKGSEIVEIIDVEKVLAQIIDYDISISEGVLDNNLVNEMVGRNVLIVDDSSTARSQVKGTLSQLGLNIIECRDGLEALNLLKSWSDEGKNVVEELLLMITDAEMPEMDGYKLTHEVRSDPRMKDLYITLNTSLSGSFNEAMVEKVGCDRFISKFQPDLLVEVAQDRLRDILS
- the mlc gene encoding sugar metabolism global transcriptional regulator Mlc, yielding MYMAQPGHIDHIKQVNAGRVYKLIDQKGPISRIDLSKQSELAPASITKITRELIEAHLIHETTVQEATSRGRPAVGLQVNNEGWQFLSMRLGRGYLTIALHELGGDVLIDTKIDIHEVDQDDVLARLLHEIDEFFQTYSEQLDRVTSIAITLPGLVNSESGVVLQMPHYNVENLPLGPEIYKATGLPVFIANDTRAWALAERLFGHSQENENSVLISIHHGLGAGIILDGRVLQGRHGNIGELGHIQIDPNGKQCHCGNRGCLETVASSQAIRNEVAERIAQGEASSLAEIEEISVEDICEAAANGDPLAVNVIEKLGGYLGSAIAIVINLFNPEKVLIGGAINQAKEVLYPAIQTCIEEQCLPVYHQDLELVESRFYKQATMPGAALIKQALYDGLLLMKVIEG
- the pyk gene encoding pyruvate kinase; this translates as MTSIQRRTKIVSTLGPSTDKPGVLEAILEAGVNVVRMNFSHGTADDHRERATRVRNIAAKLGTHVAILGDLQGPKIRVSTFKEGKVQLSIGDIFTLDNKLEAGQGDKDAVGLDYKELPNDVSAGDILLLDDGRVQLQVMGVNESQVRTKVIIGGPLSNNKGINKKGGGLSAEALTEKDKNDIKLAAEIKVDYLAVSFPRNGEDMKYARRLATDAGLQTRLVAKVERAETVESQENIDDIILASDSVMVARGDLGVEIGDPELIGVQKQLIRRARALNRTVITATQMMESMMENPMPTRAEVMDVANAVLDGTDAVMLSGETAAGKYPLETVRSMAEVCLGAEKMSAVNRSGYRMDSVFETGEETIAMSTMFAANHMRGVKGIVTLTESGRTALMMSRLSSGLPIFALSRNESTLNLSALYRGVFPVFFDDKSDIGLETAEAAVATLKQKGLLDDGDLVIITQGDVMDVVGSTNCMRILAA